The following DNA comes from Acidimicrobiales bacterium.
GTGGTCCTGGCCCGGGCCGCGGCCCGCCGCCGCATCCTGGAGCTGGGGCGCACCTACGGCCTCACCGTCGACCCCGACACGCTGGTCGAGGACCTGGGCGTGGGCGACCGGCAGCGGGTCGAGATCCTGAAGGTCCTCCACCGGGGCGCCCGGGTGCTGATCCTCGACGAGCCCACCGCCGTCCTCGTCCCCCAGGAGGTCGACGACCTGTTCGCCAACCTCCGGCAGCTGGCGGCCCAGGGCCTGACCGTCATCTTCATCTCCCACAAGCTCGACGAGGTCCTGGCCCTGGCCGACACCATCACCGTCATGCGGGGCGGCACCACGGTGGCCACCGTGGCCCCGTCCGAGGTCACCGCCCGGGAGCTGGCCAACCTGATGGTGGGCCGCGAGCTGCCCAGCCCCGAGACGCAGGAGTCCACCGTCACCGACACCGTCGAGCTGTCCCTGCGCGCCGTCACCGTGGCCGGCCCCGGCGGCCGACCGGCCCTCGACACCGTCGACCTGGACGTCCGCCGGGGCGAGATCGTCGGCGTGGCCGGGGTCGAGGGCAACGGCCAGACCGAGCTCATCGCCGCCGTCATGGGCCTGGTCGACCTGGAGGGCGGCCAGGTGCACCTCGGCGGCGACGACGTCACCGCCTGGTCCACCCGCCGGCGCCGGGAGCGGGGCGTGGCCTGCGTGCCCGAGGACCGCCACCGCGACGGCCTCCTCCTCGACGCCCCCCTGTGGGAGAACGCCGCCCTGGGCCAACAGACCCGGCCCCCGTTCGCCCGGGGCCGGTTCGTCGACCGGGCCGGGGCCCGGCGCCGCACGGCCGAGATCATCGAGGCCTACGGCGTGCGCACCCCCGGGCCCGACGTACGGGCCGGCGCCCTCTCCGGCGGCAACCAGCAGAAGCTCATCACCGGGCGCGAGCTCACCGCCGGCCCCGCCGTGCTGGTGGCCGCCCACCCCACCCGGGGGGTGGACGTCGGGGCCCAGGCCGCCATCTGGGAGGAGCTGCGCCGGGCCCGGGCCGCGGGGCTGGCGGTGCTGCTCATCTCGGCCGACCTCGACGAGCTGGTCGGCCTGTCCGACACCCTGGTGGTCCTGTACGGCGGCCGGGTGGTGGCCCGCCTCGACCCGACGTCGACCACGCTCGACGACCTCGGGGGCCACATGACCGGGGCCTCGCCCACCGACGGCCCGGGCCGCCCGGCCGGCGTCACCACCGCCGCCGGGCCGGGGCCGGCGTGACCCAGCGCGTCGCCCTCACCCTGGCCGCACCGCTGCTGGCCATCGTGCTGGCCCTGTCCGTCTCCAGCGCCGTGCTGCGCGCCACCGGCCACTCCCCGGTCGACGTCCTGGCCCTGCTGGCCGACCAGCTCACCCAGGTCGGGGAGCTGGTGAAGACGGCCAACCGGGCCGGGCCGTACTACATCTCCGGTGTGGCCGTGGCCGTCGGCTTCAAGATGAACCTGTTCAACATCGGGGTCGAGGGCCAGTACCGCCTGGCCGGCGTCACCGCCGCCGCAGCCGGCGCCGCCCTCCCGCTGCCCGGCCCCCTGCGCCTCCTGGCCGTCGTGGCCGTGGCCATGGCCGTGGGCGGGGCCTGGGCCGGCATCGCCGGCGTGCTCCGGGCCCACCGGGGCGTGAGCGAGGTGATCTCCACCATCATGCTCAACGCCATCGCCCTCGGGATCACCCCCTTCGTCCTCACCCGCTGGTTCCGGGAGGAGGAGGTGGAGGGCGCCGTCGACTTCGGCATCCGCACCCGGGAGATCCCCTCCGGCCACCTGCCCGACCTCGACGCCCTGGTGCCCGGCGCCCTCCCCGGCGGCGTCCACCTCAACGCCTTCGTCGTGATCGCCGCCCTGGTGGGCGTGGGCTACTGGGTGCTGGTGTGGCACAGCCGCTTCGGCTTCGACCTCCGGGCCTCGGGGTCCAACCCCCACGCGGCCCGGGCCTCGGGCGTCGACGCCCGGCGCATGACCGTGGTGGCCATGGCCATCTCCGGGGCCATCGCCGGCCTGGTCGGCCTGTCCAGCATCATCGGGGCCGCCCCCCACCGCTACACCGACGAGAGCTTCCTGGCCGGCCTCGGCTTCACCGGCATCGCCATCGCCCTCCTGGGCCGCAACCACCCGGTGGGCATCGCCCTGGGCGCCTTGCTGTGGGCGTTCATGGACGTGGCCCGCACCCCGATGTCGCGGGCCGACCTGCCCCGGGAGATCACCACCATCATGCAGGGCATCATCGTGCTGTCGGTGGTGGTGGCCTACTCGGTGGTGGTCCGGGTGGCCCGCCGGCGCGACACCGCGGCCCTGGC
Coding sequences within:
- a CDS encoding ABC transporter ATP-binding protein, yielding MTAAAVELTGITKRFPGVVANRDVSLRVEAGTIHAIVGENGAGKSTLMNILYGMQRPDEGTIAVDGQPVALRRPSSAIKAGIGMVHQHFMLADNLTVLENVVLKAEPRLPVVLARAAARRRILELGRTYGLTVDPDTLVEDLGVGDRQRVEILKVLHRGARVLILDEPTAVLVPQEVDDLFANLRQLAAQGLTVIFISHKLDEVLALADTITVMRGGTTVATVAPSEVTARELANLMVGRELPSPETQESTVTDTVELSLRAVTVAGPGGRPALDTVDLDVRRGEIVGVAGVEGNGQTELIAAVMGLVDLEGGQVHLGGDDVTAWSTRRRRERGVACVPEDRHRDGLLLDAPLWENAALGQQTRPPFARGRFVDRAGARRRTAEIIEAYGVRTPGPDVRAGALSGGNQQKLITGRELTAGPAVLVAAHPTRGVDVGAQAAIWEELRRARAAGLAVLLISADLDELVGLSDTLVVLYGGRVVARLDPTSTTLDDLGGHMTGASPTDGPGRPAGVTTAAGPGPA
- a CDS encoding ABC transporter permease, which produces MTQRVALTLAAPLLAIVLALSVSSAVLRATGHSPVDVLALLADQLTQVGELVKTANRAGPYYISGVAVAVGFKMNLFNIGVEGQYRLAGVTAAAAGAALPLPGPLRLLAVVAVAMAVGGAWAGIAGVLRAHRGVSEVISTIMLNAIALGITPFVLTRWFREEEVEGAVDFGIRTREIPSGHLPDLDALVPGALPGGVHLNAFVVIAALVGVGYWVLVWHSRFGFDLRASGSNPHAARASGVDARRMTVVAMAISGAIAGLVGLSSIIGAAPHRYTDESFLAGLGFTGIAIALLGRNHPVGIALGALLWAFMDVARTPMSRADLPREITTIMQGIIVLSVVVAYSVVVRVARRRDTAALARQVDPAGATA